A segment of the Flavobacterium azooxidireducens genome:
TTTGAACGCGTCAAACAAGGCACTTGGTTGGGTCACGTCATCGAACACATTGCTCTCGAACTGCAAACATTAGCCGGAATGGAATGTGGCTACGGACGAACACGTTCTACCAACACATCCGGAGTTTATCACGTTGTTTTTTCGTATACTAGCGAAAGAGCAGGAATCTACGCCGCCAAAGCTGCCGTTAATTTAGTGGAAAAACTAATCAACAACGAACCCTATTCTGTTGTAGAAGATATTCAAGAATTAAAACGTCTATATAACAGAGATAAATTAGGTCCAAGCACCTACTCCATCGTCGCAGAAGCTGAACGCAGAAACATTCCGTACACGAGACTCAACAGCAATTCGTTGATTATGTTGGGACAAGGTTGTAATCAGAAAATTATCTGTTCCTCAGTTGCATCTACGTCAAGCAGTATCGCTGTTAATATGGCTTCCGATAAAGAAGATACACGAAACTTATTAGCCAAAAACTATATTCCGGTTCCAAAAGGCACACTCGTTTATGACATTACTGAACTCGAAGAAGCTATCAACGAAATCGGTTTTCCCATCGTAACCAAACCAATTAATGGCAATCATGGACGAGGAATTACAACCCGAATCAACACCATCGAACAAGCCATCAATGGTTTTTATGAAGCTAAAAAAGTTTCCCGAAGTGTCATTGTCGAAAAGTTTATCAAAGGAAATGATTATCGTTTTCTAGTTATCAATTACAAACTCGTTGCGGTTGCCAAACGCACTCCGGCAATGGTAGTTGGCAATGGTTTTTCTACCATTTCAGAACTGATTGATGCCACCAATAAAGACGAACGCAGAGGAAATGGTCACGAAAAAGAACTCACCAAAATAAAAATTGACGCAGGAACAGAAGCTATTTTAGCAGAAAAAAACCTTACGATAAATACAGTTCTTCCCTTTGGTGATGTTCTATATTTAAAAGATACCGCCAACATCAGCTCCGGCGGAACAGCGGAAGATGTCACCGATTTAGTGCATCCTTCCAATATTTTTATGGCAGAACGCATTGCACGGTTAATGAATTTAGACATCTGTGGCATTGATATTATGGCTGAAGACGTTGCAGAACCAATCACCAACCAAAACGGAGCAATCATTGAAGTCAATGCAGGTCCCGGTCTCCGAATGCATCTTTCTCCTACCGAAGGAACAGCCAGAAATGTCGCAGAACCTTTAGTAGAAATGCTTTTCCCAAATAACGCAGAATCGCGTATTCCGCTCGTGGCCGTTACAGGCACGAATGGTAAAACAACCGTTACCCGTTTAATCGCCCATTTGGCACAAACCGCAGGACATCATACCGGTTATACTTCCACCGACGGAATTTACATCGATGGAAACCCAATTCTGAAAGGCGATTGCAGCGGCCCGGCCAGTGCAGCAGTAGTTTTGCGTGATCCATTAGTAGATTTCGCCGTACTCGAATGTGCCAGAGGTGGCATTCTTCGTTCCGGTTTAGGGTTTGATAATTGCAACATTAGTATCGTAACCAATATCACCGACGACCATTTAGGTTTAAACGATATTGACACCATTCATCAACTCGCAAGAGTGAAAGCCGTTGTTCCGCAAAGCACGTTTGATCACGGTTATGCGATTCTAAATGCCGATGATGATTTAGTTTTCCGCATCAAACGAACCCTCGATTGCAATATCGCTTTGTTTAGTATGGATGCCAATAATCCACGCATCATTAACCATTGCCGCGAAGGTGGATTAGCCGCTTTTATCGAAAACAATCGTTTTGTTATCAGCAAAGGCGAATGGAAAACCACCATCGCAGAAGTTTCACAAGTTCCGCTGACCTTTTCCGGTACTTGCGAGTTTATGATAAAAAATATTCTTCCGGCTTTGTTAACAGCTTCAATAAGTAATTTTTCTTTGGAAGCTATTTCAGCCGGACTCCAATCGTTCATTCCTTCTCCCGAAATGACACCGGGCAGAATGAACCATTTTAAATTCAAAGATTTTATTTTGATGGTCGATTACGCACACAATACCAGTGGATATGAGCATTTGGAGAAATATATGAATCAAGTTCAGGCAACCCAAAAAACAGGCGTTGTTTCAGCCACGGGCGACCGTCGTGATGAAGACGTTAGAAGCATCGGTCGTTATGCCGGTTTAATGTTCGATAAAATCATTCTCAAACACGATCGTGATAACCGCGGACGAACCAAAGAACAACTCACTACTTTACTGATGGAAGGCATCCGAGAAGTGAACCTCAACGTAGAAGTCACCATCGTTTCCGATGAAACCGAAGCCATTCAATATGCCATTGATAGTGCAAAACCAGGCGAATTCATTTTTGTGTGTGCCGATGATATTCCAAATACGCTAGCCTACGTGCAACAACAACTGGATTTTGAAAACGCCCCGATCGATTTAGGAGCGGTTATTTAAAACTGTAAAATTAAAACTTCCTTTTTTATTTGGGCATGCCCCTCCGCAAGCTACGGGTCGGGCTATTCGCTGCAAGTCCTCATTTCGCCTCCGCAAGCTCCGGCTACATTCCGGGCTTTCCGCTACTATCCCTCATGCGGGTTCAGTGCTAGGAAGAGAGTTTGTTTTTATTAGAAAATGGTATTGATTTATTTTATTTAAAAAAAATTTTACGACATAACACTAGTAAAACAAAGGAAATCTATAACCACGTTAGCACCAAAAACATTCAACAAATAAAAAGTCCATTTGACGATTTGTAAGAATATAAATAAATTGTATTTTTGAATAAAATACGCTATTTTTTTATCGGTTATACAACTAATTTTAGATGTATAACCGTTACAGAGTAGCGGGTATAAACAAGTTGGGCGTAATCATAGAAAACCAGAACGTGATGACAAACAATATATTAACAAGATACGCTTGCGAAATTTCTAAAATTGAAAGTTCTAAAGATATTCCTGAATATTTTTGGGTAGGAAATACTATTGACGGTAAAATTCCAATCTTATTGCCATTCAAAAATTCAAAAGGTTTTATTTATGACATTGGAGTTAATGTTGATAATCTAGTAAAAATTCATCAAGCGATGGAATTTTTGGCATTAAAAACTTTATTGAGTTTAAATAACAATTTGTTGAAAGTTGCTGTAATAGATATTGGATTTGGGGCAACATTTCAAAATCTAAAGAAGTTAAACAAAAACAATGTCCCAATTGAATTTATTACTGAACAAAATCAACTTGATAAATTCTTAATTCAAATAACAAATACAGCAAAAGAAATTGAAAGTAATATAATTTCACAGCAAGTTTTAACACACATTTCCGAATTTAATGTTTATTCAAAAGTTCCTAAACCTTATAATTTAATTTTAATACCAAATTTCCCAATTGGCATAAACAATCAACAAATTGAGAAAATAAAAGATTTGATATTGTTTGCGAATAAATGTGGATATATTTTTGTTTTAGGTTTTTTACATTCAGAAGTTAAAAAGTTAACAGAAAAATCTTATAATTCATTTGATTTTAGTGTTTTTCTACAAAATATGCAACGAATAAATATTGTTGTAGAAAATAAAAATGCACTCTACAATATCAGCCCTAATATTATAGAATTAATCGCAAACAGAGGATATAATCATTTACAAATTTCTGAAAATACAATAACTGAAGCAATAAATCTTACAAATTCCAAATATGCAAAAGATGAAAAAACTTTTGAAAACAAAGATTTTTTAAATATTCCTATTGGTTATGATGATAGTGGGAATAGGCATTTTTTCAATTTTGGTTCTACTTCTAAATCTTATCACGCTTTAATTTCGGGAGTAACAGGTTCGGGTAAATCAACACTTCTGAACAATATTTTAACCCAAATTGCAGAAAATTATTCATCTGATGAAATTCGTTTATTTTTGTTTGACTATAAACAAGCAGTAGAGTTTAACAAATTTAGAAATCATCCGAATGTAGAACTTTTACATTTGGATAATAATAATTATGATGTTGCTATTGAAACTTTAAAGACATTTATTAATGAAATAGCGGTAAGAAGCGACTTATTTGTAAAGAGCAAAGTTGATAATATAGAAGACTATACAAGTAAATACAAAATAAAATTAGATAGAAAAATTTTAATAATAGATGAAATTCAAAGAATTTTTAAAACTGACTATAGCAAGGTAAAAGAAGTAAAAGAACTTTTAGAACAAGTTGCTACTCAAGGTAGAAGTTATGGTTTACATCTTATTATTTGCTCACAAACATTTAGAAATATTGATAAGATTTCTGACTTTAGAGGGCAGTTCAATGTTCGTATAGGCTTTAGACACGAGGAAACATTAGATGCAAATGCTTTGGGAATTGATAAAGATTTTATAAATCTGCCATATTATCAAATTTATCATCGTTCACCTTTGGGCATTACTTATGTTCCAAATTTAGATGAAATTTCAAAAACAAGTATTGAACCGAGAATTAAAGCAACTATAGGCAAATTTAAAGTTAATAATAAATTTAAAATTAAAATTATTGAACCCAGTTCAGTGTCTGCAAATACTTCAAGTAGTTCTAATAATTCAGGAATGAAACCTCCAAAAAAAGACAGATTATAATTTATGGATAATTACGAAGACTTAATAAACGGATTAAACTCTCAAGACAGAGAAGTTAAAAACTCAAAGATAATAAACGAGTTCAAAGCATTTTTGAAACTCAATAATAGTGTTTACAATACTTTTGCAGGAGTAAAAGCTGAAATAGACAATATTTTGAACAATCCCATTTCTGTGGACGAAGCGGAGTATTACCACAAACTTTTCCCAAGTTTTTTTGTACATCTTAAAAACATAAAAGCCGATT
Coding sequences within it:
- the cphA gene encoding cyanophycin synthetase; the encoded protein is MEIVNIKVMRGPNYWSGYRKKLIVMKLDIGEWEQRPTDIIDGFGKALKRVLPSLQSHRCSIGEEGGFFERVKQGTWLGHVIEHIALELQTLAGMECGYGRTRSTNTSGVYHVVFSYTSERAGIYAAKAAVNLVEKLINNEPYSVVEDIQELKRLYNRDKLGPSTYSIVAEAERRNIPYTRLNSNSLIMLGQGCNQKIICSSVASTSSSIAVNMASDKEDTRNLLAKNYIPVPKGTLVYDITELEEAINEIGFPIVTKPINGNHGRGITTRINTIEQAINGFYEAKKVSRSVIVEKFIKGNDYRFLVINYKLVAVAKRTPAMVVGNGFSTISELIDATNKDERRGNGHEKELTKIKIDAGTEAILAEKNLTINTVLPFGDVLYLKDTANISSGGTAEDVTDLVHPSNIFMAERIARLMNLDICGIDIMAEDVAEPITNQNGAIIEVNAGPGLRMHLSPTEGTARNVAEPLVEMLFPNNAESRIPLVAVTGTNGKTTVTRLIAHLAQTAGHHTGYTSTDGIYIDGNPILKGDCSGPASAAVVLRDPLVDFAVLECARGGILRSGLGFDNCNISIVTNITDDHLGLNDIDTIHQLARVKAVVPQSTFDHGYAILNADDDLVFRIKRTLDCNIALFSMDANNPRIINHCREGGLAAFIENNRFVISKGEWKTTIAEVSQVPLTFSGTCEFMIKNILPALLTASISNFSLEAISAGLQSFIPSPEMTPGRMNHFKFKDFILMVDYAHNTSGYEHLEKYMNQVQATQKTGVVSATGDRRDEDVRSIGRYAGLMFDKIILKHDRDNRGRTKEQLTTLLMEGIREVNLNVEVTIVSDETEAIQYAIDSAKPGEFIFVCADDIPNTLAYVQQQLDFENAPIDLGAVI
- a CDS encoding FtsK/SpoIIIE domain-containing protein, coding for MTNNILTRYACEISKIESSKDIPEYFWVGNTIDGKIPILLPFKNSKGFIYDIGVNVDNLVKIHQAMEFLALKTLLSLNNNLLKVAVIDIGFGATFQNLKKLNKNNVPIEFITEQNQLDKFLIQITNTAKEIESNIISQQVLTHISEFNVYSKVPKPYNLILIPNFPIGINNQQIEKIKDLILFANKCGYIFVLGFLHSEVKKLTEKSYNSFDFSVFLQNMQRINIVVENKNALYNISPNIIELIANRGYNHLQISENTITEAINLTNSKYAKDEKTFENKDFLNIPIGYDDSGNRHFFNFGSTSKSYHALISGVTGSGKSTLLNNILTQIAENYSSDEIRLFLFDYKQAVEFNKFRNHPNVELLHLDNNNYDVAIETLKTFINEIAVRSDLFVKSKVDNIEDYTSKYKIKLDRKILIIDEIQRIFKTDYSKVKEVKELLEQVATQGRSYGLHLIICSQTFRNIDKISDFRGQFNVRIGFRHEETLDANALGIDKDFINLPYYQIYHRSPLGITYVPNLDEISKTSIEPRIKATIGKFKVNNKFKIKIIEPSSVSANTSSSSNNSGMKPPKKDRL